Proteins from one Bactrocera neohumeralis isolate Rockhampton chromosome 3, APGP_CSIRO_Bneo_wtdbg2-racon-allhic-juicebox.fasta_v2, whole genome shotgun sequence genomic window:
- the LOC126753278 gene encoding lipase 3, translating into MSRFRSFVLIFALLGVCLNSKAQEESTWSLSFGDISLFNLPQLGRSFVEAVGVVTENPLNIVDILKRGSGANTNIPEDAHLKTPELIKKYGYPAEIHHVITDDGYILELHRIARAGATPILLMHGLLDSSATWVMMGPDKGLAYLLYDSGYDVWMPNVRGNTYSRNHTKYSTKHAKFWDYTFHEMGKYDLPASIDYILVQTEHDQLHYIGHSQGTTTFWIMCSEHPEYSEKIILMQALAPVAYVNHSRSPVVQFLAFFQDPLSVLLRLIGAHEFLPDNEFMTMFSQMICDEDNWTLEICSDVLFLIVGFDKAQANETMLPVVLGHSPAGASTKQMQHYGQLRQSGHFRQFDHGWIRNYWIYNNISPPEYNLANVGSKVALHYSQNDWLATPIDVEHLHLQLPNVVGKFLVSYPDFNHLDFVWGVDARELLYDRVLRLMSLVERGEL; encoded by the exons ATGTCACGCTTCAGAAGTTTTGTACTCATATTCGCGTTACTCGGCGTCTGCTTGAATAGCAAAGCCCAGGAGGAGAGTACTTGGTCATTGAGTTTTGGTGATATCTCGTTGTTCAATCTGCCGCAGCTCGGACGCTCGTTCGTTGAAGCGGTTGGTGTGGTCACTGAGAATCCTTTAAACATAGTGGATATTTTGAAACGTGGTTCGGGTGCGAATACAAACATTCCAGAGGATGCACATCTGAAAACG CCGGAATTAATAAAGAAGTATGGGTACCCTGCTGAAATCCATCACGTGATCACCGATGACGGTTACATTTTGGAGCTCCATCGAATTGCTCGCGCAGGCGCTACGCCAATTTTGCTAATGCACGGTTTATTAGACTCGTCGGCGACATGGGTTATGATGGGACCCGATAAGGGACTTG CATATCTTCTTTACGATTCCGGCTACGATGTATGGATGCCAAATGTGAGGGGCAATACGTACTCACGCAATCATACCAAGTACAGCACGAAGCATGCTAAATTCTGGGATTACACATTTCATGAGATGGGAAAATATGATCTGCCCGCAAGCATTGATTATATTTTGGTACAAACGGAACATGATCAATTACATTATATAGGTCACTCACAGGGCACCACGACCTTTTGGATAATGTGCAGTGAACATCCTGAGTACAGTGAGAAAATCATTTTGATGCAAGCATTGGCTCCAGTAGCGTATGTTAATCATAGCAGGAGTCCGGTGGTCCAGTTTTTGGCTTTCTTCCAGGATCCCCTCAGT GTACTCTTAAGGCTGATTGGCGCGCATGAGTTTCTGCCTGATAACGAGTTCATGACAATGTTCAGTCAGATGATCTGCGATGAGGACAATTGGACGTTGGAGATTTGTTCCGATGTGTTATTTTTGATTGTTGGTTTCGATAAAGCACAGGCCAATGAG ACAATGCTGCCAGTCGTCCTTGGCCACTCGCCTGCTGGCGCTTCTACCAAGCAAATGCAACACTACGGTCAATTAAGACAGTCGGGACACTTCCGTCAATTCGATCACGGTTGGATACGAAATTACTGGATATACAACAATATATCACCACCGGAGTATAACCTTGCGAATGTCGGCAGCAAGGTGGCGCTTCACTATTCCCAAAACGATTGGCTGGCCACGCCAATCGATGTAGAACACCTGCATCTTCAGCTGCCGAATGTAGTCGGCAAATTTTTGGTAAGCTACCCAGACTTCAATCATTTGGACTTTGTTTGGGGTGTCGATGCACGGGAGCTGCTTTATGATCGCGTCTTGCGACTAATGAGCTTAGTTGAACGTGGAGAACTttaa